GTGCCCGACCCAGTCCTCGTGCACCGGCAGGGGCAGGATCGCGACCGTGCCCGAGGGCTCCCGCCAGGCCGACGCGACGCCGTCGGGCAGGATCATCCGCAGCAGCCGGTCGGTGCTCCAGGGCACGGTGGCGACCGTCGGGATGCCGAGGCGCTCGTAGACCGCGGCCCGCTTCTCGTCGTAGATGCGGGCGACGACCCGCTCGATGCCGAAGCTCTCCCGGGCGACCCGTGCCGCGATGATGTTGGAGTTGTCGCCGCTGGAGACCGCGGCGAACGCGCTCGCCCGCTCGACCCCGGCCTCGACGAGCACCTCCCGGTGGAAGCCCTCGCCGATCACCTGCCGGCCGCGGAACTCCGGTCCGAGCCTGCGGAAGGCCTGCGGGTTCCGGTCGACGACCGCCACCTCGTGGCCGAGGCGTTCGAGCCCGGCGACGAGCGACGAGCCGACCCGGCCGCACCCCATGATCACGACGTACACACCGCGGAACGTTAGCGCGCCCGCTGCCGGTCGGACAGGACGCGGGCATAGGCTGCGCGCGTGTCCACGCTCGCCACCGCGGTGAAGCGCATCCTGGTCGGGCGACCGCAGCGGAGCGATCGGCTCAGCCACCAGCTCCTGCCCAAGCGGATCGCGCTCCCCGTCTTCGCCTCCGACGCCATGTCCTCCGTCGCCTACGCGCCCGAGGAGATCTTCCTGACGCTGTCGATCGCGGGCGTCACGGCCTACGCGTTCTCGCCGTGGATCGGGCTCGCGGTCGTGATCGTGCTGCTCACGGTGGTCACGAGCTACCGGCAGAACGTGAAGGCCTACCCGTCGGGCGGCGGGGACTACGAGGTCGCCACCGTCAACCTGGGCAAGAAGGCCGGGCTGACGGTCGCGAGCGCGCTGCTCGTCGACTACACGCTGACCGTCGCGGTCTCGATCTCCGCGGCCGCGGCCAACGTCGGCGCGCTCGTGCCCTACGTCGCCGAGCACAAGGTGCAGTTCGCCGTCGCCGCGATCGTCGTGCTCACCGCGGTCAACCTGCGCGGGGTGCGGGAGTCCGGCGTCGCGTTCGCGATCCCCACCTACGCGTTCATGATCGGCATCGCCACCATGATCATCTGGGGGCTGACGCGGATCCTGCTGCTCGGCGAGACCGTGCAGGCCCCCAGCGCCGGTCTGGAGCTCGTGGCCGAGGGCGACGCGCTCACCGGGCTCGCGCTGGCGCTGCTGGTGCTCCGCTCGTTCACGCAGGGCTGCGCGGCGCTGACCGGCGTCGAGGCGATCAGCAACGGCGTCCCGGCCTTCCGCAAGCCCAAGTCGAGCAACGCCGCGAAGACGCTGCTGCTGCTCGGCGGCATCTCCGTCACGATGTTCATGGGCCTGATCTGGCTGGCCCAGCTCACCGGGGCGAAGATCGCGGAGAACCCGGCCGTCCAGTTCCCCGGCGCCCCGGCCGGCTACGTCCAGCAGACGCTGGTGGCCCAGCTCGCCGACGCGGTGTTCGACGACTTCCGGTTCGGCTTCTTCTTCGTCGTCGTGGTCACCGCGCTGATCCTCGTGCTCGCCGCCAACACCGCCTACAACGGCTTCCCGGTGCTCGGCTCGATCCTCAGCCAGGACCGCTACCTGCCCCGCCAGCTGCACACCCGGGGCGACCGGCTGGCGTTCTCCAACGGCATCCTGGTGCTCGCGGGCGTCGCGATCCTGCTGGTCGTGGGGTTCCAGGCCGAGGTCACGCGGCTGATCGCGCTCTACACCGTCGGCGTGTTCACCTCGTTCACGCTGAGCCAGTTCGGGATGCTGCGGCACTGGAACCGGCACCTGGCCGGCGAGACCGACCCCGCCGAGCGCACCCGGATGCGCCGCGCGCGCGTCGTCAACGGGTTCGGGGCGGGCATGACCGGCGTCGTGCTGGTCATCGTGCTGATCACGAAGTTCACCCGCGGCGCGTGGATCGCGATCGCCGCCATGGCCGTGTTCTACCTGCTGATGACGGCGATCCAGAAGCACTACGACCGGGTCTCGGCCGAGCTGATCGCGGGCGACGGCGACGGGGTGCTGCCCTCGCGCAACCATGCGATCGTGCTGGTCTCGACGCTGCACAAGCCGACGCTGCGGGCGGTCGCCTACGCCAGGGCGACGCGCCCCGACGTGCTCGAGGCGGTCACCGTCAACGTCGACGAGGCCGACACCAAGCGCCTGATGCGCGACTGGGACAAGCGCAAGATCCCGGTCGCGCTCAAGGTGATCGAGTCGCCGTACCGGGAGATCACCAAGCCCGTCCTCGACTACGTCAAGCGGATCCGCAGCGACAACCCCCGCGACGTCGTCACCGTGTTCATCCCCGAGTACGTCGTGGGGCACTGGTGGGAGCAGATCCTGCACAACCAGAGCGCGCTGCGGCTCAAGGGCCGGCTGCTGTTCCAGCCCGGGGTGATGGTCACCAGCGTGCCCTGGCAGCTCGCGTCCTCGGAGCGGGTCACGACGCGGCGGCCCGAGACCCCGCCCGGCTCCGCCCGGCGCGGCTACGAGACCCCGCCGGCCCCCGTCCCCCCCACGAAGGTGCGCCGATGACGCTCGACTGGACCGACCGGATCCTCGACCTCGAGGTCGGCGCGGTCGCGCACGGCGGGCACTGCGTCGCGCGGTCGGAGGGGCGGGTCGTGTTCGTGCGGCACGCGCTGCCGGGCGAGCGGGTGCGGGCCGTGGTGAGCGAGGACGGCGGCGGCGGGTTCTGCCGGGCCGACGCCGTCGCGGTGCTCGACGCGTCGCCGGACCGGGTGCCCGCGCCGTGCGACTGGGCCCGCGCGGGGGGCTGTGGCGGCTGCGACCTGCAGCACGCCGACCCCGCCGCCCAGCGCGCGCTCAAGGCCGACGTGCTGGCCGAGCAGCTGCAGCGCCTCGCCGGCGTCGTGCGCCCGACCGTGGTCGAGGAGCTGCCCGGCGGGCCGCTGGGCTGGCGGCACCGCGTGCGGCTCGCCGTCGACCCGGCGGGGCGGGCCGGGCTGCGCGCGCACCGCAGCCACGACGTCCTGCCCATCGCCGACTGCCCGCTCGCCCCGGCCGGCACGCTGCCCCCGGTGCTCGACCACGGCTTCGAGCCCGGCGGCGAGGTCGAGGTGGCCTCCGACGCCGACGGGCTGGTCCACGTCGACGCCCCCGGCGCGCACGGGGGCGGGTTCCCCGAGAACGGCCCGGCGGTCCAGCGGGCCGTCGGCCGGGAGTGGAAGCTCTCGCCCGGCGTGTTCTGGCAGGTGCACCCGGCGCTGCCGGACACCCTCGCGGCGGTAATCGGCGAGTGGGCCGCCGCGCCCGAGGGCAGCGTGGCCTGGGACCTCTACGGCGGCGTCGGGCTGTTCGCGGCCGTGCTGGCCGGGCAGGTCGGGCCCGCGGGCGGCGTCACCGTCGTCGAGTCCTCGCGCGCCGCCGTGGCCGACGGGCGGGCCGCGCTGGCCGATCTCCCGCAGATCGGGTGGCGGGTGGGGCGGGTCGAGAAGCTCGCGAGGGTCCTGGACGGGCAGCCGGACGTCGTCGTCGCCGATCCGCCGCGCAAGGGACTGGGCCGCGAGCTCGTCGGGACGCTCTGCGAGCGGGCGCCGCAGCGGATCGTCCACGTGGCGTGCGACCCGGCCGCGCTGGCCCGTGACGTCGCCCTCTTCGCCGCCGGCGGATACCGGTTGGCGGAGCTGCGCGCCTTCGACGCCTTCCCGATGACGCACCATTTCGAGTGCGTCGCGCTGCTGGTCCGGGAGTAAGGGGAAAAGCGCCCCGGAACCGTTCCGGGCGCTTCTCCGCACGGGTCAGCCGCCGAGGGTGAAGGCACCGCCGGACGCCGTGTCGGTGGCCACGACGCGGAAGTTCGTGGCGGTGCTGCTCTGGGCGCGTGCGGCGTCGAACGCGGCGCCGAGGACCGGCACCCCGGTCCGGATGGTGCGCATCTCGGGGTCGGACCCGTTCACCGTATGTGCGCTGATCGCGGTATTTCCTCACCCCGCGATCACCCGGTTCTTACCGATTCCGTGGGCGCCGGGCAGAGGGCATGATCGCGGCATGGACGACCTCGCCCGCTTCCTCGACGGCTGGGCGCCCGCCCCGCTCGTGACGACCGCCCGCATCGACCCGTGGCCGGGCGCGGCCTTCGCGGCCGTGCTCGACCAGCCGCCGCCCGGGGACGAGCTCCCCCCGATGTGGCACGGGTTCCACCTGCTCGACCACCCGGCGCAGGCGGAGCTGGGCGACGACGGGCACCCGGCGCACGGCCGGTTCCTCCCGCCGCTGCCG
This sequence is a window from Pseudonocardia petroleophila. Protein-coding genes within it:
- a CDS encoding potassium channel family protein, translated to MYVVIMGCGRVGSSLVAGLERLGHEVAVVDRNPQAFRRLGPEFRGRQVIGEGFHREVLVEAGVERASAFAAVSSGDNSNIIAARVARESFGIERVVARIYDEKRAAVYERLGIPTVATVPWSTDRLLRMILPDGVASAWREPSGTVAILPLPVHEDWVGHPVSELERVTGSRVAFVVRFGTGVLPRPDTVVQAEDTVYVAAVSGTVSDVTAAAAAPPQEG
- a CDS encoding class I SAM-dependent RNA methyltransferase — its product is MTLDWTDRILDLEVGAVAHGGHCVARSEGRVVFVRHALPGERVRAVVSEDGGGGFCRADAVAVLDASPDRVPAPCDWARAGGCGGCDLQHADPAAQRALKADVLAEQLQRLAGVVRPTVVEELPGGPLGWRHRVRLAVDPAGRAGLRAHRSHDVLPIADCPLAPAGTLPPVLDHGFEPGGEVEVASDADGLVHVDAPGAHGGGFPENGPAVQRAVGREWKLSPGVFWQVHPALPDTLAAVIGEWAAAPEGSVAWDLYGGVGLFAAVLAGQVGPAGGVTVVESSRAAVADGRAALADLPQIGWRVGRVEKLARVLDGQPDVVVADPPRKGLGRELVGTLCERAPQRIVHVACDPAALARDVALFAAGGYRLAELRAFDAFPMTHHFECVALLVRE
- a CDS encoding APC family permease; the encoded protein is MSTLATAVKRILVGRPQRSDRLSHQLLPKRIALPVFASDAMSSVAYAPEEIFLTLSIAGVTAYAFSPWIGLAVVIVLLTVVTSYRQNVKAYPSGGGDYEVATVNLGKKAGLTVASALLVDYTLTVAVSISAAAANVGALVPYVAEHKVQFAVAAIVVLTAVNLRGVRESGVAFAIPTYAFMIGIATMIIWGLTRILLLGETVQAPSAGLELVAEGDALTGLALALLVLRSFTQGCAALTGVEAISNGVPAFRKPKSSNAAKTLLLLGGISVTMFMGLIWLAQLTGAKIAENPAVQFPGAPAGYVQQTLVAQLADAVFDDFRFGFFFVVVVTALILVLAANTAYNGFPVLGSILSQDRYLPRQLHTRGDRLAFSNGILVLAGVAILLVVGFQAEVTRLIALYTVGVFTSFTLSQFGMLRHWNRHLAGETDPAERTRMRRARVVNGFGAGMTGVVLVIVLITKFTRGAWIAIAAMAVFYLLMTAIQKHYDRVSAELIAGDGDGVLPSRNHAIVLVSTLHKPTLRAVAYARATRPDVLEAVTVNVDEADTKRLMRDWDKRKIPVALKVIESPYREITKPVLDYVKRIRSDNPRDVVTVFIPEYVVGHWWEQILHNQSALRLKGRLLFQPGVMVTSVPWQLASSERVTTRRPETPPGSARRGYETPPAPVPPTKVRR